In Hippocampus zosterae strain Florida chromosome 3, ASM2543408v3, whole genome shotgun sequence, a genomic segment contains:
- the agbl2 gene encoding cytosolic carboxypeptidase 2 isoform X2: protein MACPVIRNWWTTYQLDKSDTNDSNKEDEKEDVAEKKQLSIRQTLRTRQLRVEFDGGRPVFSLRAPLDLVQFPSISCPRWPVECEVISNAIHHIEWEPPKPEPFYHASGHEKTPFPPGEESRQVVYCIDEADKCPYFTCSRVGGSRVSVNSTSSSNDVNQTDFSLEFESRFESGNLQKAVQVGPYDYELTLRTDLYTSKHTQWFYFRVRNMKAGVNYRLTIVNMMKRRSLYSQGMKPLFYSERAAKESAVGWKRIGSNITYYRSQNAKDTNEPRTLYSLTWTLQFPYESDTCYLAHCYPYTYSHLQSYLRHISSNPAVVSYCKVRVLCHSLAGNAVYVLTVTSRAGENEEEGKAKKAVVVTARVHPGETNASWLMEGFLDFLLGNSDDAQLLRDTFVFKVVPMLNPDGVVVGNYRCSLAGRDLNRNYKTTLRDSFPCVWHTRNMVEKLLKQTDVVLYCDFHGHNRKNNVFMYGCNNQDDDFPKLQERVFPLMLSKNIRNKFSFQSCKFQVQKSKEGTGRVAMWRLGIKNSYTMEATFGGSTLGDRKGTHFTIQDLKSLGFYFCDTLLDYFDPDPAKVTYCLKELTNLLRDEVRELGKELDTNFSVFDLESGTSGSDSSDSDGLPLHLLTQPQTVHAEQSPVKNKKKMTRKERDRLKSRMQPEVLQSITRHIEPDFPHAIDSEQKESIQDRPLRRHRRKWQVKDRKSVIPAADTGYLGISHVTLWQGFEPLKANCQEERRAEAEARRKKRASSNINPFAAISPQIDQDRDLAQWRYSSKLLHLSALLRRPPRFLYPVQQQLQQIRHHHHLQQHNFQQQQHYHQQQQHYHHHHHHPQEQHRNHHHQQQQPQQHPHRHQQQQCVSRLLPVNATSDRLRRPMFDIVPTRHLPSSARDDNDHFRDRNSSMTPNRYYVHQDLSSVLADIPNTKWQDEREEGAFAEVGLLKHLPFREINRRNLISEICQRKPISHPRFLVPVLRYPDLQGHRLSNSTLEDKRPKIVLPPVGKPSTSAEWHHR from the exons ATGGCCTGCCCTGTGATCAGAAATTGGTGGACCACCTACCAGTTAGACAAATCTGACACCAATGACTCCAACAAAGAGGACGAAAAGGAGGATGTAGCTGAGAAGAAGCAGT TATCGATTCGTCAGACACTGCGAACCAGGCAGCTGCGCGTAGAGTTTGATGGTGGACGCCCAGTTTTCAGTCTTCGAGCACCACTGGACCTGGTTCAGTTCCCATCTATCTCCTGCCCACGTTGGCCAGTAGAGTGTGAGGTCATCAGTAACGCAATTCATCACATAG AGTGGGAGCCTCCAAAGCCTGAACCTTTCTACCATGCAAGTGGCCATGAGAAGACACCCTTTCCGCCTGGGGAGGAGAGCAGACAAGTTGTCTATTGCATTGACGAGG CCGATAAATGTCCCTACTTCACATGCTCTCGTGTTGGAGGATCCCGTGTTTCTGTGaacagcacctcatcttctaaTGACGTCAACCAGACAGACTTCTCACTTGAGTTTGAATCCCGATTTGAGAGTGGAAACCTTCAGAAAGCTGTGCAAGT GGGTCCCTATGATTATGAACTCACCCTGCGCACAGATTTATACACCAGCAAGCATACGCAGTGGTTTTACTTCAGAGTCAGGAACATGAAGGCTGGGGTGAACTATCGCCTTACTATAGTCAACATGATGAAGCGCCGCAGCCTTTACTCCCAGGGCATGAAGCCTTTGTTCTACTCCGAGAGAGCTGCTAAGGAGAGTGCTGTTGGTTGGAAACGTATTGGCTCCAACATCACATACTACCGCAGTCAG AATGCAAAGGATACCAATGAGCCAAGGACCCTGTACTCCCTCACATGGACTCTCCAGTTTCCGTATGAATCCGACACCTGCTACCTTGCCCACTGCTATCCCTATACCTATTCACACCTACAGAGCTATCTCAGGCACATTTCATCCAACCCAGCAGTGGTGTCATACTGCAAAGTACGCGTCCTGTGTCACAGTCTAGCTGGAAACGCGGTCTATGTGCTAACGGTAACATCGCGGGCTGGCGAAAATGAAGAAGAGGGCAAAGCCAAGAAAGCTGTGGTGGTCACGGCCAGAGTACACCCAGGAGAAACCAATGCATCCTGGTTGATGGAGGGCTTCCTGGACTTCCTGCTGGGGAACTCAGATGATGCACAACTTCTGCGagacacttttgtttttaag GTGGTGCCAATGCTGAACCCAGACGGTGTGGTAGTTGGCAATTACCGCTGCTCTCTGGCAGGCAGGGACCTCAACAGGAATTACAAGACAACGCTCAGGGATTCCTTTCCATGTGTGTGGCACACCCGGAATATGGTTGAaaa ACTGTTGAAGCAGACAGACGTAGTTCTCTACTGTGACTTCCATGGCCACAACCGTAAAAACAACGTCTTTATGTACGGTTGTAATAACCAAGATGATGATTTTCCAAAGCTTCAGGAGAGAGTTTTCCCTCTAATGTTGAGCAAGAATATCAGAAACAAG TTCTCCTTCCAGAGCTGTAAATTCCAGGTGCAGAAAAGCAAAGAGGGAACCGGGCGAGTCGCCATGTGGAGACTTGGTATCAAAAACAGTTACACCATGGAGGCCACTTTTGGAGGTTCCACACTGG GTGATCGGAAGGGAACACATTTCACCATTCAAGACCTTAAGTCCTTGGGGTTTTACTTTTGTGACACCTTACTTGACTATTTTGATCCAGATCCGGCGAAG GTGACCTATTGTCTAAAAGAACTGACAAATCTGTTGAGAGATGAAGTCCGAGAACTGGGCAAAGAATTGGACACCAACTTTTCTGTCTTTGATTTGGAATCTGG CACCAGTGGTTCTGATAGTTCTGATTCTGATGGGCTTCCATTGCATTTGCTCACACAGCCGCAAACTGTGCATGCAGAG CAATCTCCAGTGAAGAATAAGAAGAAAATGACACGCAAAGAAAGAGACAGGCTGAAAAGTAGGATGCAACCTGAAGTTCTGCAAAGCATCACTCGCCATATT GAGCCTGATTTTCCGCATGCGATTGATAGTGAACAAAAAGAGAGCATCCAAGACAGGCCACTTAGAAGACACAGGAGAAAATGGCAG GTTAAAGACCGGAAAAGTGTGATTCCTGCAGCAGATACTGGTTATCTGGGGATCAGTCACGTGACACTTTGGCAAGGCTTTGAACCTCTCAAG GCTAATTGCCAAGAAGAAAGGCGAGCAGAAGCAGAGGCACGTCGCAAGAAAAGAGCATCTTCAAACATCAACCCTTTTGCAGCCATTTCACCTCAAATAG ACCAAGACAGAGACCTAGCACAGTGGAGATACTCATCAAAGCTGCTGCACTTGAGTGCTCTCCTTCGACGTCCTCCAAGGTTCTTGTACCCGGTCCAGCAACAACTGCAGCAgattcgtcatcatcatcatctacaGCAACATAACTTTCAGCAGCAGCAACATTACCATCAGCAGCAACAGCattatcatcaccatcatcatcatcctcaggaGCAGCACCGTAACCAccatcatcagcagcagcaaccaCAGCAGCATCCTCATCGtcatcagcagcagcaatgCGTGTCTC GTCTGTTACCCGTCAACGCAACATCTGACAG GCTCCGTCGTCCCATGTTTGACATTGTTCCCACAAGGCACCTGCCGTCAAGCGCCAGGGATGATAATGATCATTTCAGAGACCGAAATTCTTCAATGACGCCAAACCGTTACTATGTCCACCAGGATCTGTCCTCTGTACTTGCAGACATACCCAACACCAAATGGCAAGATGAGAGAGAGGAAGGGGCCTTTGCAGAAG